The following coding sequences are from one Acipenser ruthenus chromosome 7, fAciRut3.2 maternal haplotype, whole genome shotgun sequence window:
- the LOC117414751 gene encoding inorganic pyrophosphatase-like, which yields MNMSYTTEERGKRNTLSYRVFFKISGGKYISPFHDIPMYADEAQNFFNMVVEVPRWTNAKMEIATKDALNPIKQDVKKGKLRYVANVFPHKGYIWNYGAIPQTWEDPGHKDTETGCCGDNDPIDVCEIGNKVCSIGEVIKVKVLGTLALIDEGETDWKVIAINVEDPEANAFNSIDDVRRLKPGYLEATVDWFRRYKVPDGKPENQFAFNGEFKDKDFAINIIKSTNDYWKALVSKISDGELNCTNTCVSHSPFMCTKEAAQAVVDATPPCGNADPVPSDVDKMYYYEKK from the exons AAATCTCTGGAGGAAAGTATATTTCTCCATTTCATGATATACCAATGTATGCAGATGAGGCACAG aatttcTTCAACATGGTTGTTGAAGTACCAAGATGGACAAACGCCAAAATGgag ATTGCCACCAAGGATGCACTAAACCCAATAAAACAAGATGTTAAGAAAGGCAAACTGCGATATGTTGCTAATGTGTTTCCTCACAAAGGCTATATCTGGAACTATGGAGCAATCCCACAG ACATGGGAAGACCCAGGACACAAAGATACAGAAACTGGTTGTTGTGGTGACAATGATCCAATTGATGTGTGTGAAATTGGCAACAAg GTTTGCTCCATAGGAGAGGTCATTAAAGTTAAAGTTTTAGGTACCTTGGCTCTGATTGATGAAGGAGAAACTGACTGGAAAGTCATTGCAATCAATGTTGAAGATCCAGAAGCAAATGCTTTTAACA GTATTGATGATGTTAGACGGCTGAAGCCAGGTTACCTGGAAGCTACAGTAGACTGGTTCAGAAGGTACAAGGTACCAGATGGTAAACCGGAAAACCAGTTTGCATTCAACGGAGAGTTTAAAGATAAG GACTTTGCCATCAATATTATAAAGAGCACCAATGATTATTGGAAGGCTCTTGTGTCTAAAATAAGTGACGGGGAACTCAACTG cACAAACACATGTGTCTCTCACAGTCCTTTCATGTGCACTAAAGAAGCTGCACAAGCAGTCGTTGATGCG ACACCACCATGTGGAAATGCAGATCCGGTTCCATCAGATG TGGACAAGATGTATTATTATGAGAAGAAATAA